TGGCTAGTGGTTCCACTGATTCGATGATTTCATTCAGTAATTCATTCACAGAGAAACGAGTTTGGATGAGTTTGGTTCCAAAAGCATCAAATCTGCTGACATCCAGGAGTTGCTCTAACATTCGTAGCGATTGGGTAACCCCTGTTTTACAAATTTCCAAAAACTTCTTTTTTTCTACTTCTGTGGATTCATTAAAACTAAAATCGATTACATCTAAAATTTGATTTACACTATTGAGCGGCGAACGTAAGTCATGCGAAATAAGAGAGACAAAGTTTGCCTTCCAACGATTGGCTTTTTCCAATTCCAATGTACGGGCTTTGACTTTTTTTTCTAGGGCTTCTTTTCTCTTGTATAATTCCTTTGATAATGATTCGGAACGTTTGTAAACACGAACAAGACCTAAGGTAACACCTAGTGTTTGCGGAAAAATAAATAAATATAAAGAAACCAAACCCATAGGTCTGTATCCAAAACTTGGATTGGCAATCAAAAATAAATCAATAAAACCACCAATCATGGCCAAAAGCAAACTGAAGAAATACAAGCGACTTTCTTTTCTTTGAAAGTACAAAGCAAGTGAAACAGAAAAAAGTCCCAAGAATACGAAGGCACCAGAGAGAATTTCAAAATAAAAAGATATTTCAGCGAGATAGGATACTGGTGTGAAAATAGTTACTACAAGAAAGGTAAACGCATAGAGTTTTAAAAAAATCAACATACGTTTAAAAAACCGCATTTGAGTCATGTTTAGGAGTATATACGCACCAAAATACATAACCAAAATAAATCCAATTCGAGAGAATCGAAACAGAGACATACAGTAATCATCAGAAAAAAGATTAAATAGTATCCTTGTTTCGATAAGTGTAGAAGAGAGTATTAAAATTCCTAAATATACAAAGGCCATTCTTAAAGCGTTTCGTTCGGATCGATTGATAAAATAAACTAACGCATGATATATGGCCAAAAACATCATAAAAACCATTATGATCCAAGAGACCGTAAAATTTACATTCCAGATTTGAATGATATTTTGAAGTTTTCCTAATCGTATGATTCCATGAATACCGGCGTACTTATGGGAAAAGTTGGATATTTGAATTACCAAATCTAATTTTTTCGAAACTTGATTCAAGGGAATGATTTTGGAATGGAAGGAAGGTCTGTGTCCCTCAGCTGTTTTTGCTATGGTTCCGTTTTCAGATACTAACTCACCATTTACATACATTTTATATGCACTATGAAGTACGGGAACCAAAAGTGCAAAAGGTTCGTTTCCATTCTGTGATTCTGGCAAAATGACCGTTAGGCGGTATGTACCAAATCCAAAACTTGGGTATTCGTTCCCATCTTCATTTTCCTGAAAAAACCAAGGAACCCCTGCTTTTAGGTAGGATTTTTGTGTGGGAGAATCTCCCTTAGGATCCAAAAACTCATTCCAATAGAATTCCCATTTCCCAGCAAGATTTATGGTTTCCCCTGAAAAGTCAGCAGTTCTGGCATCCATAACACCATCTTTTGCCAGTAAGGTTGGATAGGCGTCAAACCGACAGGAGGTGGTTCCCAGAAAGAAAAGAATCAGAATTAAGGGATATCTACAAAAAATAAGTAAGTCTGAAAAAGATTTTTGGATGGATGAGAAGAATACTCTGAGAATCATAAGGCTGTGGAATCCGTTAAAATTGCCATCTTAGAAGACCATTCCGTTGTCACAGAAGGAATCATATCTATCCTAAAATCCAATCCTTTCTTTTCTCTTGCCGGAGAATTTCGAACTGCTGCCGATTTGTTCCATTTTTTAGAATCCAACCCGATTGACCTTTTGGTTTTGGACATCGACTTACCAGATCGCAACGGAATCGACGTTTTGCGCGAGATTAAAGAAAAACACCAACCAACGAAAGTCATTATCTTTTCCTTACATGGAAGTCGGGTTTATGTGGAAGATGCATTGAAAGCCAAAGCCGATGGATACATGTTAAAGTCAGATCCTATCTCTAAACTTCCAGAAGTCATTGAACTTGTGATGAAAGGTGGGTCTTTTGTTTCCGATGGAGTGAGCAAAGTCCAACTTCCTTTCTCTGCTTTCCAAATGGAAATTCTAAACTTACTTGTACAAGGTTTGTCTCAAAATGAAGTGGCGGACAGAATCCAAAAGTCAAGAAAGACAGTGGAATACCATCTCAATCAAATGCGTACCAAATTCTCTTGTAAAAACAACAACGAACTCATTTCCAAATACGAAAAAGAAATACAAAAATAGCAGTTTCGTGATTTCCCAATCGTTTGTTTCGACTAATCTATTAGTATGAAACAAATTT
The sequence above is drawn from the Leptospira sp. WS4.C2 genome and encodes:
- a CDS encoding response regulator gives rise to the protein MESVKIAILEDHSVVTEGIISILKSNPFFSLAGEFRTAADLFHFLESNPIDLLVLDIDLPDRNGIDVLREIKEKHQPTKVIIFSLHGSRVYVEDALKAKADGYMLKSDPISKLPEVIELVMKGGSFVSDGVSKVQLPFSAFQMEILNLLVQGLSQNEVADRIQKSRKTVEYHLNQMRTKFSCKNNNELISKYEKEIQK
- a CDS encoding ATP-binding protein gives rise to the protein MILRVFFSSIQKSFSDLLIFCRYPLILILFFLGTTSCRFDAYPTLLAKDGVMDARTADFSGETINLAGKWEFYWNEFLDPKGDSPTQKSYLKAGVPWFFQENEDGNEYPSFGFGTYRLTVILPESQNGNEPFALLVPVLHSAYKMYVNGELVSENGTIAKTAEGHRPSFHSKIIPLNQVSKKLDLVIQISNFSHKYAGIHGIIRLGKLQNIIQIWNVNFTVSWIIMVFMMFLAIYHALVYFINRSERNALRMAFVYLGILILSSTLIETRILFNLFSDDYCMSLFRFSRIGFILVMYFGAYILLNMTQMRFFKRMLIFLKLYAFTFLVVTIFTPVSYLAEISFYFEILSGAFVFLGLFSVSLALYFQRKESRLYFFSLLLAMIGGFIDLFLIANPSFGYRPMGLVSLYLFIFPQTLGVTLGLVRVYKRSESLSKELYKRKEALEKKVKARTLELEKANRWKANFVSLISHDLRSPLNSVNQILDVIDFSFNESTEVEKKKFLEICKTGVTQSLRMLEQLLDVSRFDAFGTKLIQTRFSVNELLNEIIESVEPLATLKGIRIQKDTPIQAEIIADRTLIGEVFKNILTNSIKYSYLNSEVWIGVSYKGKWISVEIRDRGLGMSEEQIHKLTGEENIKSMPGTAGERGTGLGLQLCMNILEAHFGKLRIKSVLGVGSSFEISLSKSTKSVLLVDDSGNFRSDLAEVMRRNQWIVIEAGNGEEAMSHLSRITPSLLITDLHMPGMNGISLIHEWEGRRHKDQKIPIILISSDAPLSGGDKFLEEEGLETIVSAYFSKMYKAEDLCQQIEFILP